One stretch of Monomorium pharaonis isolate MP-MQ-018 chromosome 10, ASM1337386v2, whole genome shotgun sequence DNA includes these proteins:
- the LOC105830540 gene encoding cartilage oligomeric matrix protein has translation MRIPIVLILGVLAVCAVNGSVIPDKALSASLQDVLYEDEFIIALSNIKDRRKHFTGTIETLLAVKYHGTKTKLVLLLDRRTKRVILESLDHSGRRSASHVNVDSLAVNTPLQSLIILVHQAQPNPRVDVYVDCIYEGSIPFKKTFRDIAQTEDSSSVEVLRERKCRLKVYQSATITEVLRKEQCPDNLDDMKQPSIFDTGVPKTQPIDSDKNETKSIDRSDGIDTSDGMNGGGSSIPDQDNGLPSSGKKHPWDHKKPFDKKDHRDRPSDRDRSKKKDSSGHPEDKSKSDKYGPNDSFDPFSPAKSSDTDDYSDGSRPAKPDQSSSRLDKPDQSGPTKQPNESGPYDSNENPFSSDESVEFGSSKSPKRPGRSPYYGQDKYSYPSQVDTPDSSDESSAKRVPRRGDIGIQSLDERVCQTDDQIVKTLNELINATRKLWRELELNRMETQHLRHLIENCAACRTPIVTTPQPSTCDHNSPCYPGVDCRNTPSGPECGPCRRGYTGDGRICSKIHVITCIQRPCFQGVRCYDDDNDGYRCGRCPSGYVGDGVKCERMRNPCDHHPCHPEVKCYPTHSPPYFKCGSCPLGYVGNGTVCLDANECELARPCHPGVRCINLHPGYRCDRCPTGYTGPMTEGVGIEIARARKQICQDINECEINNGGCNPYSECINTEGSFRCGPCRSGYIGNQTAGCHLQHDVCPDMVTVCDVNAHCISMYINEYTCKCNVGWAGNGHFCGPDSDNDGIPDRSLRCHDRRCHADNCPTVPNSGQEDADEDGTGDACDDDADNDVVLNLGDNCLLIYNPNQLDSDNDKIGDACDNCPLNWNPHQEDYDDDGEGDACDDDLDDDGIYNPQDNCMRIKNPNQRDSDMDGIGDACDNCPDISNPDQRDIDADGVGDVCDTNADRDRDGIQDDKDNCPDVPNPGQNDVDRDGEGDECDDDIDGDGVPNRIDNCLYVYNPDQRDLNHDGIGDACWNDNDNDTIINIHDNCPNNSKIWATDFRKYVTIALDPYGTSQQDPVWKIHHQGAEIQQLLNSDPGIAIGPDELTNVDFEGTFYVDNHDDDDDFVGFVFSYQDNRHFYVVYWKGGEQVYWEPAPFRAEAEPGVILKLVQSDTGPGEMLRNSLWHKEDTPNQVRVLWRDPNKIGWQPRVSYRWHLLHRPNIGLIRFWLYQGTQLVTDSGNVFDSTLQGGKLGVYCFSQERITWSDLMYKCTDPVPKTVWDELPDNVKREVQVEIASNHQQQISQRRMNYEF, from the exons ATGCGGATCCCGATCGTACTGATCCTCGGGGTGTTGGCTGTCTGCGCCGTCAACGGTAGCGTCATACCCGACAAAG CTCTATCCGCGAGCCTGCAGGATGTGCTGTACGAAGATGAGTTCATTATCGCGTTGTCCAACATCAAGGACAGAAGGAAGCACTTCACCGGTACGATTGAGACTCTGTTAGCTGTAAAATATCACGGCACGAAAACAAAACTGGTGCTCTTACTCGATCGGCGAACAAAGCGCG TTATACTTGAGAGTCTCGATCACTCTGGTCGGCGCAGTGCCTCGCACGTCAACGTGGACAGTCTCGCGGTAAACACCCCTCTGCAGAGTTTGATTATCCTGGTGCATCAGGCGCAGCCTAATCCCCGTGTGGACGTGTACGTCGACTGTATTTACGAGGGCTCTATACCGTTCAAGAAAACTTTCCGCGACATAGCACAGACCGAGGACAGTTCGTCCGTGGAAGTA TTGAGAGAACGAAAATGCCGGCTGAAAGTGTATCAGTCCGCAACCATCACCGAGGTGTTAAGAAAAGAGCAATGCCCCGACAATCTAGATGATATGAAGCAACCTTCGATATTCGACACCGGTGTACCGAAAACACAACCTATTGATTCCGATAAAAATGAAACGAAATCTATTGATCGATCTGATGGGATCGACACAAGTGATGGAATGAACGGAGGGGGATCAAGTATACCAGATCAGGATAACGGTCTTCCATCTTCCGGTAAGAAACATCCCTGGGATCACAAGAAACCTTTCGACAAGAAGGATCACCGTGATCGTCCGAGCGATCGCGATCGATCCAAGAAGAAAGATAGCTCAGGTCATCCAGAAGACAAAAGCAAATCAGATAAATATGGTCCAAATGACTCTTTCGATCCATTTTCTCCTGCGAAATCAAGTGACACGGATGATTACTCAGACGGATCTCGACCTGCTAAACCCGATCAGTCGAGTTCGAGGCTCGATAAACCGGATCAATCAGGTCCTACTAAACAACCTAATGAATCGGGTCCTTATGATTCTAACGAGAATCCTTTTTCATCAGACGAGTCTGTTGAGTTTGGATCTTCCAAAAGTCCCAAACGACCTGGTCGAAGTCCGTACTATGGCCAGGACAAATACTCTTATCCGAGTCAGGTAGATACGCCGGATTCATCGGATGAATCGTCCGCGAAAAGAGTGCCCAGGAGAGGTGACATCGGAATCCAGAGTCTGGATGAGAGAG TCTGCCAGACTGACGATCAAATTGTGAAAACCTTGAACGAATTAATCAACGCTACCAGGAAACTCTGGAGGGAACTGGAACTAAAT AGAATGGAAACCCAGCATCTTCGTCATTTGATCGAAAACTGCGCGGCGTGTCGTACACCCATCG TGACAACACCGCAGCCGTCCACGTGCGACCATAACTCCCCATGCTACCCCGGCGTCGATTGCCGTAACACACCGAGCGGACCCGAATGTGGTCCCTGTCGTCGCGGTTACACCGGAGACGGACGGATCTGCTCCAAAATTCACGTCATCACCTGCATTCAACGGCCGTGCTTCCAGGGAGTGAGGTGCTACGATGACGACAATGATGGTTACAG ATGCGGCAGATGTCCAAGCGGATACGTTGGCGACGGTGTAAAATGCGAGAGGATGAGAAACCCCTGTGACCATCACCCCTGTCATCCAGAAGTTAAATGCTATCCCACTCATAGTCCACCGTATTTCAA ATGCGGCTCATGTCCACTGGGATACGTGGGCAACGGCACGGTCTGCCTAGACGCAAATGAATGCGAGCTGGCGCGACCCTGTCATCCCGGCGTGCGATGCATTAATCTCCATCCTGGATACAGGTGCGACCGATGCCCGACAGGTTACACAGGACCGATGACGGAAGGCGTCGGCATCGAGATAGCCAGGGCGCGGAAACAGATCTGCCAGGACATAAACGAGTGCGAGATCAACAACGGCGGATGTAATCCCTATTCGGAGTGTATTAACACGGAG GGATCCTTCAGATGCGGCCCATGTCGAAGTGGTTACATTGGCAATCAAACGGCGGGATGCCATCTTCAGCATGACGTCTGTCCAGATATGGTGACGGTCTGCGATGTCAATGCTCATTGTATCTCCATGTACATCAACGAATATACATGCAAG tgtaatgTCGGTTGGGCCGGAAACGGGCATTTCTGTGGTCCCGACAGCGACAACGACGGAATCCCCGACAGGAGCCTTCGCTGCCACGACCGTCGCTGTCATGCTGACAATTGTCCAACGGTACCAAACAGCGGCCAAGAAGATGCTGACGAGGACGGAACCGGCGACGCTTGCGACGATGACGCCGACAACGACGTCGTATTGAATCTGGGCGACAACTGCCTGCTTATTTACAATCCGAACCAACTGGACAGCGACAACGACAAGATTGGCGATGCCTGTGATAATTGCCCGTTGAATTGGAATCCGCATCAAGAGGACTatgacgacgacggcgaggGCGACGCGTGTGATGACGACCTGGATGACGACG GTATATACAACCCTCAAGATAACTGTATGAGAATAAAGAATCCGAACCAGCGCGATAGTGACATGGATGGTATCGGCGACGCTTGCGACAATTGTCCTGACATTAGCAATCCTGACCAAAGAGACATCGATGCCGACGGCGTTGGAGATGTTTGCGACACTAACGCGGATCGCGACAGGGACGGTATCCAGGATGACAAGGACAATTGTCCGGACGTACCGAATCCCGGACAGAACGACGTGGACCGCGACGGCGAGGGCGACGAATGCGACGACGACATCGACGGAGACGGTGTGCCCAACAGGATCGATAACTGTCTTTACGTCTACAACCCGGATCAGCGTGACCTTAATC ACGACGGCATTGGCGACGCATGCTGGAACGACAATGACAACGACACGATCATCAACATCCACGACAACTGTCCCAATAACAGTAAAATATGGGCGACCGACTTCCGTAAATACGTTACGATCGCTCTCGATCCCTATGGTACCTCGCAACAGGATCCCGTATGGAAAATTCATCATCAAGGTGCTGAGATTCAACAGCTTCTTAACAGCGACCCCGGAATCGCGATAG GACCGGACGAACTTACTAACGTGGACTTTGAAGGAACCTTCTACGTCGATAAccacgacgacgatgacgatttCGTGGGCTTCGTCTTCTCTTATCAGGATAATCGACATTTCTACGTTGTTTACTGGAAGGGAGGTGAGCAGGTTTACTGGGAACCAGCTCCATTCCGCGCTGAAGCCGAACCCGGAGTTATATTAAAACTCGTCCAGTCCGATACTGGACCGGGCGAGATGCTGCGAAACAGCCTCTGGCACAAGGAAGACACACCCAATCAGGTGAGGGTCCTGTGGAGGGATCCAAACAAAATCGGCTGGCAGCCAAGAGTGTCGTACAGATGGCATCTGTTGCACAGGCCTAACATCGGCCTGATTAGATTTTGGCTATATCAGGGCACGCAGCTGGTAACCGACTCCGGAAATGTGTTCGATTCGACTCTGCAAGGTGGTAAACTGGGTGTCTATTGCTTCTCGCAAGAGAGGATCACCTGGTCGGATTTAATGTACAAGTGTACAG
- the LOC105830541 gene encoding gonadotropin-releasing hormone II receptor isoform X2, translating into MGNVIQLGETEDGESLKCNDTVHADLPIELRFNDSHLVTIITYSTLMVISAIGNISVLTIIKKRKSRSRIQNLVMHLSIADLFVTFLMMPFEIGWASTVSWEAGDAMCRIMAFFRTFGLYLSSFVIVCISIDRYYAVMRPLQILDVYRRGKILLMLAWIGSVLCSLPQMLVFHLETHPNYTCYTQCITFNVFPSYVHEISYSLFVMLMMYWFPLIVIFYTYTSIFMEICRRSEESEDRIRRSSSGFLSRARIRTLKMTITIIAVFIICWSPYYVMSVWYWIDRPSALKVDPRIQKALFFFACTNSSMNPIIYGIFNIRQRNKMRDEIKLQRNGCICDRSSRARWERGSSDEVTR; encoded by the exons ATGGGGAACGTGATACAATTAGGGGAAACCGAGGACGGGGAGAGCCTCAAGTGCAACGACACAGTACACGCGGACTTGCCGATCGAGTTGCGCTTCAATGACAGCCACTTGGTGACGATAATCACTTACAGCACCCTGATGGTGATATCGGCTATTGGAAATATTTCCGTGCTGACCATAATAAAGAAACGAAAGTCCAGGTCCCGGATACAGAACCTCGTGATGCACTTGTCGATCGCTGACCTTTTC GTGACGTTCCTGATGATGCCGTTCGAAATCGGATGGGCAAGCACGGTGTCCTGGGAGGCAGGGGACGCGATGTGTCGCATAATGGCTTTCTTCAGGACGTTCGGTCTTTATCTCTCGTCCTTCGTGATAGTTTGCATCAGCATAGACAG ATATTACGCCGTGATGCGACCTCTCCAGATACTAGATGTTTATCGGAGAGGGAAGATATTGCTGATGCTCGCGTGGATTGGCTCCGTACTTTGTTCCTTGCCGCAG ATGTTGGTGTTCCATCTCGAGACGCATCCAAATTACACTTGTTATACCCAATGTATAACGTTCAACGTCTTCCCATCGTACGTGCATGaaatctcatatagtttgttTGTCATGCTAATGATGTATTGGTTCCCCTTGATCGTAATATTCTACACTTATACCAGTATTTTCATGGAAATTTGTCGCAGATCTGAGGAGAGCGAAG ACAGAATACGTCGTTCCTCGAGCGGTTTCCTAAGCCGAGCGCGAATACGCACTTTAAAAATGACGATAACCATTATCGCCGTCTTCATTATCTGCTGGAGTCCTTACTACGTGATGAGCGTCTG GTACTGGATCGATCGACCGTCGGCCCTGAAAGTTGACCCACGCATTCAGAAAGctcttttcttcttcgcgTGCACCAATTCGAGCATGAATCCCATCATCTACGGTATCTTCAACATACGCCAAAGGAACAAA ATGCGTGATGAGATTAAGCTACAGCGAAACGGATGCATCTGTGATCGATCAAGCCGCGCCCGATGGGAAAGAGGATCCTCGGACGAAGTTACGCGATGA
- the LOC105830541 gene encoding gonadotropin-releasing hormone II receptor isoform X1 yields the protein MGNVIQLGETEDGESLKCNDTVHADLPIELRFNDSHLVTIITYSTLMVISAIGNISVLTIIKKRKSRSRIQNLVMHLSIADLFVTFLMMPFEIGWASTVSWEAGDAMCRIMAFFRTFGLYLSSFVIVCISIDRYYAVMRPLQILDVYRRGKILLMLAWIGSVLCSLPQMLVFHLETHPNYTCYTQCITFNVFPSYVHEISYSLFVMLMMYWFPLIVIFYTYTSIFMEICRRSEESEDRIRRSSSGFLSRARIRTLKMTITIIAVFIICWSPYYVMSVWYWIDRPSALKVDPRIQKALFFFACTNSSMNPIIYGIFNIRQRNKAKLQSHPLLRPINTTMELPVVAYVRDSIFTVFVIALPILFNPPTTYNRRSSHDRNGADAYSHHRDPGHAAVSISQTSRLTMNATYAGSNRHV from the exons ATGGGGAACGTGATACAATTAGGGGAAACCGAGGACGGGGAGAGCCTCAAGTGCAACGACACAGTACACGCGGACTTGCCGATCGAGTTGCGCTTCAATGACAGCCACTTGGTGACGATAATCACTTACAGCACCCTGATGGTGATATCGGCTATTGGAAATATTTCCGTGCTGACCATAATAAAGAAACGAAAGTCCAGGTCCCGGATACAGAACCTCGTGATGCACTTGTCGATCGCTGACCTTTTC GTGACGTTCCTGATGATGCCGTTCGAAATCGGATGGGCAAGCACGGTGTCCTGGGAGGCAGGGGACGCGATGTGTCGCATAATGGCTTTCTTCAGGACGTTCGGTCTTTATCTCTCGTCCTTCGTGATAGTTTGCATCAGCATAGACAG ATATTACGCCGTGATGCGACCTCTCCAGATACTAGATGTTTATCGGAGAGGGAAGATATTGCTGATGCTCGCGTGGATTGGCTCCGTACTTTGTTCCTTGCCGCAG ATGTTGGTGTTCCATCTCGAGACGCATCCAAATTACACTTGTTATACCCAATGTATAACGTTCAACGTCTTCCCATCGTACGTGCATGaaatctcatatagtttgttTGTCATGCTAATGATGTATTGGTTCCCCTTGATCGTAATATTCTACACTTATACCAGTATTTTCATGGAAATTTGTCGCAGATCTGAGGAGAGCGAAG ACAGAATACGTCGTTCCTCGAGCGGTTTCCTAAGCCGAGCGCGAATACGCACTTTAAAAATGACGATAACCATTATCGCCGTCTTCATTATCTGCTGGAGTCCTTACTACGTGATGAGCGTCTG GTACTGGATCGATCGACCGTCGGCCCTGAAAGTTGACCCACGCATTCAGAAAGctcttttcttcttcgcgTGCACCAATTCGAGCATGAATCCCATCATCTACGGTATCTTCAACATACGCCAAAGGAACAAA GCGAAGCTTCAGTCCCATCCTCTTCTGAGGCCCATCAACACGACCATGGAACTTCCGGTCGTCGCGTACGTCAGAGATTCCATTTTCACCGTTTTCGTAATAGCCCTGCCGATCCTCTTTAATCCTCCGACCACATATAACAGGCGTTCATCGCATGACCGTAATG GCGCCGATGCGTACAGCCACCATCGAGACCCGGGTCACGCCGCTGTCTCTATCAGTCAAACTTCTCGATTGACAATGAACGCGACGTACGCCGGCTCGAATAGACACGTCTGA
- the LOC105830541 gene encoding gonadotropin-releasing hormone II receptor isoform X3, whose product MGNVIQLGETEDGESLKCNDTVHADLPIELRFNDSHLVTIITYSTLMVISAIGNISVLTIIKKRKSRSRIQNLVMHLSIADLFVTFLMMPFEIGWASTVSWEAGDAMCRIMAFFRTFGLYLSSFVIVCISIDRYYAVMRPLQILDVYRRGKILLMLAWIGSVLCSLPQMLVFHLETHPNYTCYTQCITFNVFPSYVHEISYSLFVMLMMYWFPLIVIFYTYTSIFMEICRRSEESEDRIRRSSSGFLSRARIRTLKMTITIIAVFIICWSPYYVMSVWYWIDRPSALKVDPRIQKALFFFACTNSSMNPIIYGIFNIRQRNKAPMRTATIETRVTPLSLSVKLLD is encoded by the exons ATGGGGAACGTGATACAATTAGGGGAAACCGAGGACGGGGAGAGCCTCAAGTGCAACGACACAGTACACGCGGACTTGCCGATCGAGTTGCGCTTCAATGACAGCCACTTGGTGACGATAATCACTTACAGCACCCTGATGGTGATATCGGCTATTGGAAATATTTCCGTGCTGACCATAATAAAGAAACGAAAGTCCAGGTCCCGGATACAGAACCTCGTGATGCACTTGTCGATCGCTGACCTTTTC GTGACGTTCCTGATGATGCCGTTCGAAATCGGATGGGCAAGCACGGTGTCCTGGGAGGCAGGGGACGCGATGTGTCGCATAATGGCTTTCTTCAGGACGTTCGGTCTTTATCTCTCGTCCTTCGTGATAGTTTGCATCAGCATAGACAG ATATTACGCCGTGATGCGACCTCTCCAGATACTAGATGTTTATCGGAGAGGGAAGATATTGCTGATGCTCGCGTGGATTGGCTCCGTACTTTGTTCCTTGCCGCAG ATGTTGGTGTTCCATCTCGAGACGCATCCAAATTACACTTGTTATACCCAATGTATAACGTTCAACGTCTTCCCATCGTACGTGCATGaaatctcatatagtttgttTGTCATGCTAATGATGTATTGGTTCCCCTTGATCGTAATATTCTACACTTATACCAGTATTTTCATGGAAATTTGTCGCAGATCTGAGGAGAGCGAAG ACAGAATACGTCGTTCCTCGAGCGGTTTCCTAAGCCGAGCGCGAATACGCACTTTAAAAATGACGATAACCATTATCGCCGTCTTCATTATCTGCTGGAGTCCTTACTACGTGATGAGCGTCTG GTACTGGATCGATCGACCGTCGGCCCTGAAAGTTGACCCACGCATTCAGAAAGctcttttcttcttcgcgTGCACCAATTCGAGCATGAATCCCATCATCTACGGTATCTTCAACATACGCCAAAGGAACAAA GCGCCGATGCGTACAGCCACCATCGAGACCCGGGTCACGCCGCTGTCTCTATCAGTCAAACTTCTCGATTGA